The following coding sequences lie in one Halorussus halophilus genomic window:
- a CDS encoding EthD domain-containing protein, which yields MYKHVALLVRQDDMTHEEFVDYWQNNHTPIAREIEGVTRYQTVLPTDSENAEFDGLAELYFDDLDALHDALGSEGSRDYDPAKGKAKEAREDVNNFLDIERRPRFIGEEIIQKDEVDGDTDGLYKHSAFLVRQDDMTHEEFVEYWQNNHTPIAREIDGVVRYATVLPTDPENAEFDGIAELYFEDLDKLYDALGSEGSRDYDPAKGKAKEAREDVDNFLAIDKRPRFIGQETVQKDETTE from the coding sequence ATGTACAAGCACGTCGCCCTTCTCGTCCGGCAGGACGACATGACACACGAGGAGTTCGTAGACTACTGGCAGAACAACCACACGCCAATCGCGCGGGAAATCGAGGGCGTCACGCGCTACCAGACCGTCCTCCCGACGGACTCCGAGAACGCCGAGTTCGACGGGCTCGCGGAACTCTACTTCGACGACCTCGACGCGCTCCACGACGCGCTCGGGAGCGAGGGAAGCCGCGACTACGACCCCGCGAAGGGCAAGGCGAAGGAAGCCCGCGAAGACGTGAACAACTTCCTCGACATCGAGCGACGACCCCGATTCATCGGCGAGGAAATCATCCAAAAGGACGAGGTAGACGGCGACACCGACGGCCTCTACAAGCACTCGGCGTTCCTCGTTCGGCAGGACGACATGACCCACGAGGAGTTCGTCGAGTACTGGCAGAACAATCACACGCCCATCGCCCGCGAAATCGACGGCGTGGTCCGCTACGCGACGGTACTCCCAACAGACCCCGAGAACGCCGAGTTCGACGGCATCGCGGAACTCTACTTCGAGGACTTGGACAAACTCTACGACGCGCTCGGGAGCGAGGGAAGCCGCGACTACGACCCCGCGAAGGGCAAGGCGAAAGAAGCGCGCGAAGACGTGGACAACTTCCTCGCCATCGACAAGCGACCGCGCTTCATCGGACAGGAGACCGTACAGAAAGACGAGACGACCGAGTAG
- a CDS encoding M24 family metallopeptidase → MGFYQRDFMEGTRGTMGVDWEERIDFQRMREERKERALERMQDAGLGSMLLINDPNVRYVTGLAMTGGSGADHYTLLTEDGDVVHWDTADHASNQRFNCPWLDDIRYACPGLGNVPRASGRDSARSWLKGKMADLVVEAMEEYGVHKEPMGIDVGSQGLISKFEDRGVDVRTSECAQVMEDARKVKTRDEIECLRMVAALCEAGFQRITETAKPGMRESEVWGEATQELWRLGAMVQGGYVTSGPNTWPKHQANTTDRVMRPGDIVYADFYNIGFMGYRSCYYRTFSLGEPTQAQKEAYELARDDLYDVLERIEPGATTDEICKGFPDEEGEHMDWYGAEDFWEMTTNHWAHGLGLQLYEVPMIWRGISPDHPIEIEEGMTMAVETMRPADNQGVRVEEMVVVRENGVEILSQWPVEEITTIEH, encoded by the coding sequence ATGGGATTCTATCAGCGCGACTTCATGGAAGGCACCCGTGGCACGATGGGCGTCGATTGGGAGGAACGCATCGACTTCCAGCGGATGCGGGAGGAACGCAAAGAGCGCGCACTCGAACGCATGCAGGACGCCGGACTCGGCAGCATGCTCCTCATCAACGACCCGAACGTCCGGTACGTGACCGGGTTGGCGATGACCGGCGGGAGCGGTGCGGACCACTACACGCTTCTCACCGAAGACGGCGACGTGGTCCACTGGGACACGGCCGACCACGCGAGCAACCAGCGGTTCAACTGCCCGTGGCTGGACGACATTCGGTACGCTTGCCCCGGTCTCGGCAACGTTCCACGCGCCTCTGGTCGGGACTCAGCACGCAGTTGGCTCAAAGGCAAGATGGCCGATTTGGTCGTCGAAGCGATGGAAGAGTACGGCGTCCACAAAGAACCGATGGGCATCGACGTAGGCAGTCAGGGCCTCATCTCGAAGTTCGAAGACCGTGGCGTGGACGTTCGCACCAGCGAGTGCGCGCAGGTCATGGAGGACGCCCGGAAGGTCAAGACCCGCGACGAAATCGAGTGTCTCCGCATGGTCGCCGCGCTCTGTGAGGCAGGGTTCCAGCGCATCACCGAGACGGCCAAGCCCGGCATGCGCGAATCGGAGGTTTGGGGCGAGGCCACGCAGGAACTGTGGCGACTCGGCGCGATGGTGCAGGGTGGCTACGTCACCTCCGGCCCGAACACGTGGCCGAAGCATCAGGCGAACACGACCGACCGCGTGATGCGGCCGGGCGACATCGTCTACGCCGACTTCTACAACATCGGCTTCATGGGCTATCGCTCGTGTTACTACCGAACGTTCTCCTTGGGCGAACCGACCCAAGCACAGAAAGAGGCCTACGAACTGGCCCGTGACGACCTCTACGACGTGCTGGAACGAATCGAACCGGGAGCCACGACGGACGAAATCTGCAAAGGCTTCCCGGACGAGGAGGGCGAGCACATGGACTGGTACGGCGCGGAGGACTTCTGGGAGATGACGACCAACCACTGGGCGCACGGTTTGGGTCTTCAACTGTACGAGGTCCCCATGATTTGGCGCGGCATCTCGCCGGACCACCCCATCGAAATCGAGGAAGGCATGACGATGGCCGTCGAGACGATGCGCCCCGCCGACAATCAGGGCGTCCGCGTCGAGGAGATGGTCGTCGTTCGCGAGAACGGCGTCGAAATTCTGAGCCAGTGGCCCGTCGAGGAAATCACGACTATCGAACACTGA
- a CDS encoding universal stress protein produces the protein MYDEILVPVDGSDGADAAVEHAADIARQFDAKIHVLNVADTTRDSVTVVGTEVVDALEREGENVTDAVASDLSDAGVEYETVVVQGDPAPTIAEYAESRGIDLVVMPTRGRSGLSRYLLGSVTEKVVRLSSVPVLTVRMGEDRPAFPYENVVMATDGSKSAERATNFAASLTRELDGTLHVVSVADTSSLGIDVRSAVSDEQIRETAETAVSESAETARDAGLESVVERVERGKPAKELLDYVEDEGADLVVMGATGKRDVDRILVGSVTQKLLRSSPVPVVTVR, from the coding sequence ATGTACGACGAAATTCTGGTACCGGTAGACGGGAGCGACGGCGCGGACGCCGCCGTCGAACACGCCGCAGACATCGCGCGACAGTTCGACGCGAAAATTCACGTGCTGAACGTCGCAGACACGACCCGGGACAGCGTGACTGTCGTCGGTACGGAAGTGGTGGACGCCCTCGAACGCGAAGGCGAGAACGTCACCGACGCGGTAGCGTCTGACCTCTCGGACGCGGGAGTCGAGTACGAGACCGTCGTCGTGCAGGGCGACCCCGCTCCGACGATTGCGGAGTACGCCGAGTCGCGTGGCATCGACCTCGTGGTGATGCCGACACGGGGGCGGAGCGGTCTCTCCCGGTACCTCCTCGGAAGCGTGACCGAGAAGGTCGTCCGTCTCTCGTCGGTGCCGGTGCTCACCGTCCGCATGGGCGAGGACCGTCCGGCGTTCCCGTACGAGAACGTCGTGATGGCGACCGACGGAAGCAAATCTGCCGAGCGAGCGACGAACTTTGCGGCGTCCCTCACGAGGGAACTCGACGGGACGCTCCACGTCGTCTCGGTCGCCGACACCTCCTCGCTGGGTATCGACGTTCGCTCGGCAGTCTCGGACGAACAAATTCGAGAGACGGCAGAGACCGCGGTCTCCGAGAGCGCCGAAACTGCGAGAGACGCTGGCCTCGAATCGGTCGTCGAACGAGTCGAGCGCGGGAAGCCAGCCAAAGAACTCCTCGATTACGTCGAAGACGAAGGCGCAGACCTCGTCGTGATGGGAGCCACAGGGAAGCGCGACGTAGACCGGATTCTCGTCGGAAGCGTCACTCAGAAGTTGCTTCGCTCCTCGCCAGTTCCGGTCGTGACGGTTCGGTAG
- a CDS encoding LLM class flavin-dependent oxidoreductase codes for MKLGTGLFTCQRRPDDDRTTSEIYDEMLTLGRAIDQSGLDSAWVSEHHFADDGYLSATMPTLGALATETENVELGTCIALAPLYDSVRLAEDAATVDALADGRLTMGLAIGSNPEEFEQFGVPREERVERMTDATEVLRASWSDGPLDYDAEFHDVSPDANVTPKPDDSIPIMYGGAAKPAVRRAARVADAWCAPSSISIEGVRKRKEDIERVREKEDIDGDFEVYLLQHGFIGDSKEDAWEQMKDGYLYIQRRYAEIFSGEEVEELPDERKQELKEQAIFGTPEQVVEQLEEYREALGDDVHFIFRTYHPGIGTDRMVECVERLGSEVAPHFR; via the coding sequence ATGAAACTCGGGACGGGACTGTTCACCTGCCAGCGGCGGCCGGACGACGACCGCACCACGAGCGAGATTTACGACGAGATGCTCACGCTCGGTCGGGCCATCGACCAGTCGGGCCTCGACAGCGCGTGGGTGTCCGAACACCACTTCGCCGACGACGGCTACCTCTCGGCGACGATGCCCACACTCGGCGCGCTGGCCACCGAAACTGAGAACGTGGAGTTGGGCACGTGCATCGCGCTCGCGCCGCTGTACGACTCGGTTCGACTGGCGGAGGACGCCGCGACGGTGGACGCGCTCGCCGACGGGCGACTCACGATGGGTCTCGCAATCGGGTCGAACCCCGAGGAGTTCGAACAGTTCGGCGTCCCGCGCGAGGAGCGCGTCGAGCGCATGACCGACGCCACGGAAGTGCTTCGCGCCTCGTGGTCGGACGGCCCGCTGGACTACGACGCCGAGTTCCACGACGTGTCGCCCGACGCGAACGTGACTCCGAAACCCGACGACTCGATTCCCATCATGTACGGCGGCGCGGCCAAGCCCGCGGTCCGCAGAGCGGCCCGCGTCGCCGACGCGTGGTGTGCGCCGTCCTCGATTTCAATCGAAGGCGTCCGCAAGCGCAAGGAGGACATCGAGAGAGTCCGGGAGAAAGAGGACATCGACGGCGACTTCGAAGTCTATCTGCTTCAGCACGGCTTTATCGGGGATTCCAAAGAAGACGCGTGGGAGCAGATGAAAGACGGCTACCTCTACATCCAGCGTCGCTACGCCGAGATTTTCTCCGGCGAGGAAGTCGAGGAGTTGCCCGACGAGCGCAAGCAGGAACTCAAAGAGCAGGCCATCTTCGGCACACCCGAACAGGTCGTCGAACAGTTGGAGGAGTACCGTGAGGCACTCGGCGACGACGTTCACTTCATCTTCCGCACGTACCACCCCGGCATCGGCACCGACCGGATGGTCGAGTGCGTCGAACGACTCGGTTCGGAAGTCGCACCGCACTTTCGGTAA
- a CDS encoding ABC transporter substrate-binding protein produces MGRVNNPQNDGVLSAEQSNDGRSSRRTFLRLTGVAGAGALAGCTGSVGNLGNQGVGTVRYGVLSPMTGPYGGLAQGQRAGARLAVEHVNNSDQYDFEIEAFYDDTEATPATGRRKAQKVVDQNDVSYLMGAISSSTALALNDFAESEEIIYNPGAAAVAITGEQCNEYVFRAETSAAQIAEAMAPWTVQNVGTKTWFHIADYAYGNSVLEEWRSRMSATSDQFEEVGVSRSQLGATNFGSFISQISNSDAELVVLGMTGGDLINFVKQAANQGLKEDVALVGPTMTFSVVLNALGGVAAGTYGGVRYLPKLETGDNQEFVSAYQDANDGPPDNFARVAYDSIRMTAQGIQEAGTNDPEEVKDTLAGLEVDSLFGPNQFRECDHQAMNPVWAGENVAANGDSVNVELRTKIEGPDAIPPCNETGCSL; encoded by the coding sequence ATGGGACGAGTGAACAACCCACAAAATGATGGCGTGTTGTCAGCGGAGCAGTCCAACGACGGACGGTCTTCGCGTCGGACGTTTCTCAGACTGACGGGAGTTGCTGGCGCGGGTGCGCTCGCAGGCTGTACCGGGAGCGTCGGCAACCTCGGAAATCAGGGCGTCGGGACGGTCAGATACGGGGTACTCAGTCCGATGACCGGACCGTACGGGGGACTCGCGCAGGGCCAGCGAGCAGGGGCACGATTGGCTGTCGAACACGTCAACAATAGCGACCAGTACGACTTCGAAATCGAGGCGTTCTACGACGACACCGAAGCGACTCCGGCGACCGGTCGCCGAAAAGCCCAGAAGGTCGTAGACCAGAACGACGTGTCGTATCTCATGGGCGCGATTTCGAGTTCGACCGCGCTGGCGCTCAACGACTTCGCCGAGAGCGAGGAGATAATCTACAATCCGGGCGCGGCCGCTGTCGCCATCACGGGCGAGCAGTGCAACGAGTACGTCTTCCGCGCGGAGACGAGCGCCGCTCAAATCGCCGAAGCGATGGCTCCGTGGACGGTCCAGAACGTCGGCACGAAGACGTGGTTCCACATCGCCGACTACGCCTACGGCAACTCCGTCTTGGAAGAGTGGCGCTCTCGCATGTCGGCGACGAGCGACCAGTTCGAAGAGGTCGGCGTCTCCCGGTCGCAGTTGGGCGCGACGAACTTCGGGTCGTTCATCAGCCAAATCAGCAACTCAGACGCGGAACTCGTCGTCCTCGGCATGACCGGCGGCGACCTCATCAACTTCGTCAAACAGGCCGCGAATCAGGGGCTGAAAGAGGACGTCGCGCTCGTCGGGCCAACGATGACGTTCTCCGTCGTGCTGAACGCGCTCGGCGGCGTGGCGGCCGGAACCTACGGCGGCGTGCGCTACCTGCCGAAACTCGAAACGGGTGACAATCAGGAGTTCGTCAGCGCGTATCAGGACGCCAACGACGGCCCGCCGGACAACTTCGCTCGGGTCGCCTACGACTCGATTCGGATGACTGCACAGGGCATTCAGGAGGCCGGAACGAACGACCCAGAGGAAGTCAAAGACACCCTCGCAGGGTTAGAGGTGGACAGCCTCTTCGGCCCGAACCAGTTCCGCGAGTGCGACCACCAAGCCATGAATCCAGTCTGGGCGGGCGAGAACGTCGCCGCGAACGGCGACTCGGTGAACGTCGAACTGCGCACGAAGATCGAAGGCCCGGACGCCATCCCACCGTGCAACGAGACCGGGTGTAGCCTCTGA
- a CDS encoding ABC transporter permease: MVTLPGVAEQLLNGLTIGMVYVLIAAGLSVIFGVMDVINFAHGELFALGAYFAFALAAPLGGAGFWVALVVAPLLVAVVGVALERLTLRPLYDRNPLYHILLTFGLVLILNDVITGIWGKQAKPFGPPAILDGPVTILGVTNSLYSYFIIAFGALLALATWWALNETRFGLVVRAGSQDREMVRNLGIDIDRYYTLVFGAGAALAAAAGVVLGAYQNVNPGMGNSVIIPAFVIVVLGGLGSFRGAVVGGLFVGVVQTLARTYTPFLEGLVVFALMIAVLLVKPEGLFGSSVAGADESEAELLAGRNRGVLTGRQRFRLGAVVVGLLAIVPFGVEVLYSEYALTLLTEVLIWALFALSLDFVLGYAGLVSLGHALFYGTGAYAAVLTLLHVNSSAFVALGAAVVVCAAIAWVIGYLSIRVSGVYFAMITLAFAQLFYNAVVKFDWTGGSDGLFGADVLYGIGSFSMELDDIAEMVPFFTEDALFYYFLLATVVSSYLLARRMMRAPFGSVLQSIRESERRAEFVGYDVTAYKRRAFVVSGALAGLAGGLFAIDNGYAARSLLNWLNSGEVIVMTVLGGMGTLYGPMVGAGVFIGFEDVLSSYTDHWQLVLGVIFVVFVIALPRGLVSLPEKALDVTSDLGGGRRPDEAGRPEESDPLGETDREVNE, from the coding sequence ATGGTCACGCTACCGGGGGTCGCGGAGCAACTGCTGAACGGTCTCACCATCGGGATGGTGTACGTCCTGATAGCCGCCGGGTTGTCGGTCATCTTCGGCGTGATGGACGTCATCAACTTCGCGCACGGGGAACTGTTCGCGCTCGGCGCGTACTTCGCGTTCGCGCTGGCCGCGCCGCTCGGCGGCGCGGGGTTCTGGGTCGCCCTCGTGGTCGCACCCCTGCTGGTCGCCGTCGTTGGGGTCGCACTCGAACGACTCACGCTCCGACCACTGTACGACCGGAATCCGCTGTATCACATCCTCCTGACGTTCGGGCTGGTGTTGATACTGAACGACGTCATCACGGGTATCTGGGGCAAGCAGGCCAAGCCGTTCGGCCCACCGGCGATTCTCGACGGACCGGTGACGATTCTGGGCGTCACGAACTCGCTCTACAGCTACTTCATCATCGCCTTCGGCGCGCTCCTCGCGCTCGCCACGTGGTGGGCGCTCAACGAGACCAGATTCGGCCTCGTCGTTCGCGCCGGGTCGCAGGACCGCGAGATGGTCCGGAACCTCGGTATCGACATCGACCGCTACTACACACTCGTCTTCGGCGCGGGCGCGGCGCTCGCCGCCGCCGCTGGCGTCGTCTTGGGAGCGTATCAGAACGTCAATCCCGGAATGGGCAACTCCGTAATCATCCCGGCGTTCGTCATCGTCGTCTTGGGAGGTTTGGGAAGCTTCCGCGGCGCAGTCGTCGGCGGACTGTTCGTCGGCGTCGTCCAGACGCTCGCCCGGACGTACACCCCGTTTCTGGAGGGTCTCGTCGTCTTCGCGCTGATGATTGCCGTGTTGCTCGTCAAACCCGAGGGGTTGTTCGGCAGTTCGGTCGCCGGGGCGGACGAATCAGAGGCCGAACTGCTCGCCGGTCGAAACCGAGGTGTGCTGACGGGCAGACAGCGGTTCAGACTCGGTGCAGTCGTCGTCGGATTGCTCGCAATCGTCCCCTTCGGCGTGGAGGTGCTGTACTCGGAGTACGCGCTGACGCTACTGACGGAAGTCCTCATCTGGGCGCTGTTCGCTCTCAGCCTCGACTTCGTGCTGGGCTACGCGGGTCTCGTCTCGCTCGGTCACGCGCTGTTCTACGGCACCGGCGCGTACGCCGCAGTGCTGACGCTCCTGCACGTCAACTCCTCGGCGTTCGTCGCGCTGGGGGCCGCCGTCGTGGTCTGTGCGGCCATCGCGTGGGTCATCGGCTACCTCTCGATTCGCGTCTCGGGGGTGTACTTCGCCATGATTACGCTGGCGTTCGCCCAATTGTTCTACAACGCCGTCGTCAAGTTCGACTGGACCGGCGGCAGTGACGGCCTCTTCGGTGCCGACGTACTCTACGGCATCGGCAGTTTCAGCATGGAACTGGACGACATCGCCGAGATGGTGCCGTTCTTCACCGAGGACGCGCTGTTCTACTACTTCCTGCTGGCGACCGTGGTGAGTTCGTACCTTCTAGCGAGGAGAATGATGCGGGCACCGTTCGGGAGCGTCCTCCAGTCGATTCGCGAGAGCGAGCGCCGCGCGGAGTTCGTCGGCTACGACGTGACCGCGTACAAGCGACGAGCCTTCGTCGTCAGCGGTGCGCTCGCCGGACTTGCTGGCGGCCTGTTCGCCATCGACAACGGCTACGCGGCCCGGTCACTGCTCAATTGGCTGAACTCCGGGGAGGTCATCGTGATGACCGTTCTCGGCGGCATGGGCACGCTGTACGGCCCGATGGTCGGCGCGGGCGTCTTCATCGGGTTCGAGGACGTGCTGTCGTCGTACACCGACCACTGGCAACTGGTGCTCGGCGTCATCTTCGTCGTCTTCGTCATCGCACTCCCGCGAGGACTCGTCTCGCTTCCAGAGAAAGCACTGGACGTGACCAGCGACTTGGGAGGCGGGAGACGGCCCGACGAGGCCGGGCGGCCCGAAGAGTCCGACCCACTTGGCGAAACTGACCGGGAGGTGAACGAGTGA
- a CDS encoding ABC transporter ATP-binding protein produces MAGSETASADESSDYHSTTDPVLRTENLTKRFGSFTAVDEVNLTIPDGEFRSVIGPNGAGKTTLFNCITGALTPSEGRVFLRESDVTRLPPHERVHRGMGRSFQISTVFGGLSVRENVRLAAQSVAEERGGISAPQKLFRPTGRFSAINERTDDVLSEIGLAERAEESARNLAHGDRRRLELGLVLATDPELVLLDEPTAGMGSEETQRTIRLIEDVLADRTLLLIEHDIDLVMNLSDEITVLNRGQVLATGSPERIASDEAVQQAYLGGVRE; encoded by the coding sequence ATGGCCGGAAGCGAAACAGCGTCAGCAGACGAGTCGAGCGACTACCACTCGACGACCGACCCAGTCTTGCGAACCGAGAACCTGACGAAGCGGTTCGGCAGTTTCACCGCAGTAGACGAAGTGAACCTCACGATTCCGGACGGCGAGTTCCGGAGCGTCATCGGCCCCAACGGAGCAGGCAAGACGACACTGTTCAACTGCATCACGGGCGCGCTCACCCCCTCAGAAGGACGGGTGTTCCTCCGAGAGTCGGACGTGACGAGACTCCCACCACACGAGCGCGTCCATCGCGGGATGGGCCGGTCGTTCCAGATTAGCACCGTCTTCGGCGGCCTGTCGGTGCGCGAGAACGTGCGACTGGCCGCCCAATCAGTGGCCGAAGAGCGCGGCGGGATTTCGGCCCCGCAGAAGTTGTTCAGGCCGACTGGTCGTTTTTCGGCCATCAACGAGCGAACCGACGACGTGCTGTCCGAAATCGGTCTCGCAGAGCGTGCCGAAGAGTCGGCGCGGAATCTGGCTCACGGCGACCGCAGGCGATTAGAGTTGGGCCTCGTGCTGGCGACCGACCCCGAACTCGTGTTGCTGGACGAACCGACCGCCGGGATGGGCAGCGAGGAGACCCAGCGGACGATTCGACTCATCGAAGACGTACTCGCCGACCGGACGCTGTTGCTCATCGAACACGACATCGACCTCGTGATGAACCTCTCCGACGAGATTACGGTGCTGAACCGCGGGCAAGTGCTGGCAACTGGTTCGCCCGAGCGAATTGCGAGTGACGAAGCAGTTCAGCAGGCGTACCTGGGAGGTGTGCGAGAATGA
- a CDS encoding ABC transporter ATP-binding protein, which translates to MSGERANENRLDAGACEDPLLDVSGVFAGYGGTEVLHGVSLCVQPGEIVSLVGRNGAGKTTTLRSIVGNVTPTAGTVTFHSEDVTHLPAEETVRRNVAFVPEERRVFPGLTVEENLQVGHLGGGDTATRRDPEEVLSEFENLNDYRDRKGAALSGGEQQMLAIARALVGGADLLLLDEPTEGLAPYVVRQVEELVADLNDDGTAVLLVEQNVNVALELADRHYVLDRGEIVYHGTSEQLQDNEEVLDRHLGVSM; encoded by the coding sequence ATGAGCGGAGAGCGAGCGAATGAGAATCGATTGGACGCCGGGGCCTGCGAGGACCCACTTCTCGACGTGTCCGGCGTTTTCGCAGGCTACGGCGGCACGGAAGTTCTCCACGGCGTCTCGCTCTGTGTCCAACCGGGCGAAATCGTCTCGCTGGTCGGGCGCAACGGCGCGGGCAAGACGACGACGCTCCGCTCCATCGTGGGTAACGTCACGCCGACTGCGGGGACGGTCACGTTCCACAGCGAGGACGTGACCCACCTCCCGGCCGAGGAGACGGTACGACGGAACGTCGCGTTCGTGCCGGAAGAACGACGAGTGTTTCCCGGACTCACAGTCGAAGAGAACCTGCAAGTAGGCCATCTCGGCGGCGGCGACACGGCGACTCGGCGAGACCCCGAGGAGGTGCTGTCGGAGTTCGAGAACCTGAACGACTACCGCGACAGGAAGGGCGCGGCGTTGTCCGGCGGCGAACAGCAGATGCTCGCCATCGCCCGCGCGCTGGTCGGTGGCGCTGACTTGCTGTTGCTCGACGAACCCACAGAGGGACTCGCGCCCTACGTCGTCCGGCAAGTCGAGGAGCTAGTTGCGGACCTGAACGACGACGGCACGGCCGTCTTGCTGGTCGAGCAGAACGTCAACGTCGCGCTCGAACTGGCCGACCGCCACTACGTCTTGGACCGCGGGGAAATCGTCTACCACGGCACGAGCGAGCAGTTACAGGACAACGAAGAGGTGCTGGACCGCCATCTCGGCGTCTCGATGTGA
- a CDS encoding EamA family transporter — translation MARTALLFAVVGMVTWGLWAVFAEFATRTLAPEVAMVLSYVAGITVAVGYILAQGTTPNLSGAGVGYAVAGGLFSGIGAVSYYSALESGRSSVVTTVTALYFVVAAAIGVVFLGETVDLKDVAGIVLAVGAVLLLSS, via the coding sequence ATGGCTCGGACGGCACTGTTGTTTGCGGTAGTTGGCATGGTGACGTGGGGCCTCTGGGCGGTGTTCGCGGAGTTCGCCACGCGGACGCTCGCCCCAGAGGTGGCGATGGTGCTCTCCTACGTCGCCGGAATCACAGTCGCAGTGGGCTACATTTTGGCGCAAGGAACCACGCCGAACCTTTCAGGTGCTGGGGTCGGTTACGCTGTCGCGGGCGGCCTCTTCTCCGGTATCGGCGCGGTGAGCTACTACAGCGCGCTCGAAAGCGGCCGGTCGTCTGTTGTGACGACGGTCACGGCGCTGTACTTCGTGGTCGCCGCGGCGATTGGCGTGGTGTTCCTCGGCGAGACAGTGGACCTGAAGGACGTGGCGGGTATCGTGCTGGCGGTGGGCGCGGTGTTGTTGTTGTCGAGTTGA
- a CDS encoding PGF-CTERM sorting domain-containing protein, producing the protein MRAFLLAVLVVGASLVGAVPASANSVDDRAPSEFDRATSEFDRTPPELPEQWRHTYGGEGNDMFSDLVRTDDGGYLVVGWKGGDDLDGWVVKVDGAGEKQWEKTFGTDGTDRFWGVATTDEGYLLAGRTDTENGPNGWILELDAEGEVQRERTPDTGAFYAVERDDTNFLLAGWTRGDSGVEGWATKLDANGTELWSNAYPAPDGYKKSYLRAVVPTDDGYYLAGKIEGDSDDMVAMKIDADGTQQWSATAGGAERDDVWAAAPADTGFVVAGETESGSDGPRDGWLVKFSADGDKEWEQTPGGSGVDWLDSAMQTDDGFVFTGSSTTGTIGGADGYVLATDADGETRWESYYGTDSWDKPWPHIRGHDGGYVLAGASSGDGAAGKDGWILQIGEGGDAATSDETTESTTVESETTRDGVNDSASDTTENDALAADTETAAEEGSAASEVPGFGVVTALLALLAAALLARR; encoded by the coding sequence ATGAGAGCGTTTCTGCTGGCTGTGTTGGTCGTCGGTGCGAGCCTCGTCGGTGCGGTTCCGGCGAGTGCGAATTCCGTGGACGACCGCGCACCATCCGAATTCGACCGCGCAACTTCCGAGTTCGACCGCACACCGCCCGAGTTACCCGAGCAGTGGCGACACACCTACGGCGGCGAGGGCAACGACATGTTCTCCGACCTCGTGCGAACCGACGACGGCGGCTACCTCGTCGTCGGGTGGAAGGGTGGCGACGACCTCGACGGTTGGGTCGTCAAGGTTGATGGCGCGGGCGAGAAGCAGTGGGAGAAGACCTTCGGCACGGACGGAACCGACCGCTTCTGGGGCGTGGCCACGACCGACGAGGGGTACCTGCTGGCGGGCCGAACCGACACGGAGAACGGTCCGAACGGCTGGATTCTCGAACTCGACGCGGAGGGCGAAGTCCAGCGCGAACGAACGCCCGACACGGGCGCGTTCTACGCCGTCGAGCGCGACGACACGAACTTCCTGCTCGCAGGCTGGACCCGCGGCGACAGCGGCGTCGAGGGCTGGGCGACGAAACTCGACGCGAACGGGACAGAACTGTGGAGCAACGCCTACCCGGCACCTGACGGTTACAAGAAATCCTACCTCCGCGCGGTCGTTCCCACCGACGACGGCTACTACCTCGCCGGAAAAATCGAGGGCGACAGCGACGACATGGTGGCGATGAAAATCGATGCCGACGGAACCCAGCAGTGGAGCGCGACCGCTGGAGGCGCCGAGCGCGACGACGTGTGGGCGGCCGCACCGGCCGACACAGGGTTCGTCGTAGCTGGCGAAACCGAATCCGGAAGCGACGGCCCGCGAGACGGGTGGCTCGTGAAGTTCAGCGCAGACGGCGACAAAGAGTGGGAGCAGACGCCGGGCGGGAGTGGCGTCGATTGGCTCGACTCGGCGATGCAGACCGACGACGGGTTCGTCTTCACCGGCAGTTCGACCACCGGCACCATCGGCGGCGCGGACGGCTACGTGCTGGCGACAGACGCCGACGGCGAGACCCGCTGGGAGTCGTACTACGGTACGGACTCGTGGGACAAGCCGTGGCCACACATCCGCGGTCACGACGGCGGCTACGTCCTCGCAGGCGCGAGTTCCGGCGACGGCGCGGCGGGCAAAGACGGGTGGATTCTACAGATTGGCGAGGGTGGAGACGCAGCGACGAGTGACGAGACGACGGAATCGACGACAGTCGAGTCGGAGACGACGAGAGACGGTGTGAACGACAGCGCGTCCGACACCACCGAGAACGACGCGCTCGCCGCGGACACCGAGACGGCGGCGGAAGAAGGGTCGGCGGCCAGCGAAGTTCCTGGATTTGGCGTGGTTACGGCACTGCTCGCGCTCCTCGCGGCGGCGTTGCTCGCTCGTCGGTAG